Proteins encoded within one genomic window of Gadus chalcogrammus isolate NIFS_2021 chromosome 6, NIFS_Gcha_1.0, whole genome shotgun sequence:
- the LOC130384790 gene encoding P2Y purinoceptor 4, producing the protein MGHNSGFPNSLMNISGGNRSDAGPCQVLPQYLSLSVLLCVVFLLGSLLNGASLWVFCFRTPEWSTGTLLQFHLTLSNILATPLVPMMANLALGSHWPYGRFLCQAMIALLSSHFYGGTVFLMLISVHRYTLVVHFNKDACMKRKPFVRRLCAGMWSLLLIQAIVLAVVLPSSLEEKEEHCLSIHHVKLSVSLLYITLLLFTLGFLLPFSVSLGCYWCLANTLARLQNQSARGRANRYKSQRKIAACLVTFAVCFLPLHVTRTMGVVLKTFYPSDCPGLLRAETGYYVSWVLTGVNCCLDPILYGFGSHNFAHTLSLMRFGQRVVQQQNPSFSAN; encoded by the exons ATGGGCCATAACTCAGG ATTTCCCAACTCCTTGATGAACATATCTGGAGGGAACAGAAGTGACGCTGGGCCTTGCCAGGTTCTACCCCAatacttgtctctctctgtgctcctgtgtgtggtCTTCCTGCTTGGCTCCCTCCTCAACGGAGCCAGCCTCTGGGTGTTCTGCTTCCGGACGCCAGAATGGAGCACCGGGACGCTGCTGCAGTTCCATCTGACGCTCAGTAACATCTTGGCCACGCCCCTCGTCCCCATGATGGCCAACCTCGCCCTGGGCAGCCACTGGCCCTACGGCCGCTTCCTGTGTCAGGCGATGATCGCCCTGCTCAGCTCCCACTTCTACGGCGGCACCGTGTTCCTCATGCTTATCAGCGTGCACCGCTACACGCTGGTGGTCCACTTCAACAAGGACGCATGCATGAAGCGTAAGCCCTTTGTGAGGAGGCTGTGCGCGGGCATGTGGTCGCTCCTCCTGATCCAGGCGATCGTCCTCGCCGTCGTGCTCCCCTCCagcctggaggagaaggaggagcattGTCTCAGCATCCACCATGTGAAGCTCAGCGTTTCCCTCCTGTACATCACTCTGCTGCTCTTCACCCTCGGGTTCCTGCTGCCGTTCTCGGTGTCCCTCGGATGCTACTGGTGCCTGGCGAACACGCTGGCCCGTCTTCAGAACCAGTCCGCCCGAGGCCGGGCCAATCGGTACAAATCCCAGAGGAAGATAGCGGCGTGTCTGGTGACGTTCGCCGTGTGCTTCCTCCCGCTTCATGTCACCAGGACCATGGGGGTGGTCCTGAAGACGTTCTACCCCTCAGACTGTCCCGGTCTCCTGAGGGCTGAGACCGGATACTACGTGTCCTGGGTGTTGACCGGGGTGAACTGCTGTCTCGACCCCATCTTGTACGGCTTTGGCTCACACAACTTTGCGCACACCTTGTCGTTAATGAGGTTTGGTCAGCGAGTGGTCCAGCAACAAAATCCAAGCTTTTCTGCGAACTAG
- the arrdc1a gene encoding LOW QUALITY PROTEIN: arrestin domain-containing protein 1a (The sequence of the model RefSeq protein was modified relative to this genomic sequence to represent the inferred CDS: inserted 1 base in 1 codon), with amino-acid sequence MGKIQEFEITFDKNKVVYSPGDSISGTLKFKVTQSMPCKAIKLNCNGFCGVTTKANDTDWAVEEQYFNSTVSVAEKGTLKPGDQSFPFKFLIPAVAPTSFEGTYGKIIYRVRAFVDTPRFTKDFKTEKPFYLLTLLNLNDVPEIRGPNVSAVTREFTYLLVKSGSIVLKAESDMRGYTPGQVIKLAVNIHNQSGKTTSMVVASLMQKVSYETKKPTHDLRAIAEVEGSPVKPGKEADWTEQMIVPXAPQSSLVGCDLIKIEYYIKVNIKSPEVTLVLPIHIGNVSLDKKGTSKPTTTDSTSTPSATPTSTHSATPTSTTDGEPNLPPPTAPKPAPRPNLRNRASLHVPASAPPDDGGQGATGGGWPPYGEALPAKSYSQMGYLSPHTPVSPNSFSYAPGLTFPQNNRHSCGPIFSEGNANMPSPSPLILPPDYQSASYPNEAPPSYNQSFNT; translated from the exons ATGGGGAAAATCCAGGAGTTTGAGATTACCTTTGACAAAAACAAAGTGGTTTATAGTCCAGGGGATTCTATCTCCGGCACCCTGAAATTCAAAGTGACCCAATCGATGCCGTGCAAAG CCATCAAGTTAAACTGTAACGGATTCTGTGGCGTCACCACCAAGGCCAACGACACCGACTGGGCCGTGGAGGAGCAGTACTTCAACAGCACCGTGTCCGTCGCTGAGAAAG GAACGCTGAAACCCGGAGACCAGAGCTTCCCCTTCAAGTTCCTCATCCCCG CCGTTGCGCCAACGTCTTTCGAGGGGACCTACGGGAAAATCATTTACCGTGTGAGGGCGTTTGTTGACACCCCGCGGTTCACTAAGGACTTCAAGACCGAGAAGCCATTTTACCTCCTGACCCTCCTCAACCTCAACGATGTGCCGGAAATCCGG GGGCCCAACGTGTCCGCGGTGACTCGGGAGTTCACCTACCTCCTGGTGAAGTCTGGCAGCATAGTGCTGAAGGCGGAGAGTGACATGAGAGGCTACACGCCCGGCCAGGTCATCAAACTCGCCGTCAACATCCACAACCAGTCCGGCAAGACCACCAGCATGGTGGTGGCTAGCCTCATGCAG AAAGTGAGCTATGAGACCAAGAAGCCCACCCATGACCTGCGGGCGATAGCAGAGGTGGAGGGCTCTCCGGTGAAACCGGGGAAGGAGGCGGACTGGACGGAGCAGATGATCGTCC CCGCTCCCCAGTCCTCCCTGGTCGGCTGTGACCTCATCAAGATCGAATATTACATTAAA GTCAATATCAAGTCTCCAGAGGTCACCCTGGTGTTGCCCATTCACATCGGCAACGTTTCGCTGGACAAGAAGGGGACCTCCAAACCCACCACCActgactccacctccacccccagcgccacccccacctccacccacagcgccacccccacctccaccacagacGGAGAGCCCAACCTTCCCCCGCCCACCGCCCCAAAGCCTGCCCCTCGCCCCAACCTGAGGAACCGAGCATCCCTCCATGTCCCCGCCAGCGCACCTCCCGACGACGGGGGGCAGGGGGCCACGGGTGGGGGGTGGCCCCCGTACGGCGAGGCCCTTCCCGCCAAGAGCTACTCCCAGATGGGGTACCTGAGCCCCCACACGCCCGTGTCCCCCAATTCGTTCAGCTACGCCCCCGGACTCACCTTCCCCCAGAACAACAGGCACAGCTGTGGACCCATCTTCTCTGAGGGCAACGCTAACATGccgtccccttctcctctcatcctGCCCCCGGATTATCAGTCTGCCTCCTACCCTAATG AGGCCCCACCTTCCTACAACCAGAGTTTCAACACATGA
- the ehmt1a gene encoding histone-lysine N-methyltransferase EHMT1a yields MSSLPLINYIPMSVLKMDRGAVSDGSAATGRRSSEPTSKGKGMKDHRSQLPSKISTFHNSFTGSNDGLSGRKAAASTARTQGSPQSLYFRSLARSSSQAENQTRDKLSAHPSSVKQNQKAMDQTSSSKTQSVKRKKRKMGMYNLVPKKKTRVLKQPEKKDEEEEEEEEEEEEDEASTTDTSLVPDTESVEGDPASTLTPGPPSPLGQEGDAEQPRSNEYTELALDSLDLKAQEELLSPQLTVDADLGGGDLAEEHPLCCCRIETPSSKEGTSAGEQTCMAIESSDGMMSRCQRRVLKQEMMRPSSKVHLMVLCEDHRGGMVKHQCCPGCGLFCRAGSFQECRPYGSISHRFHHGCASVLKGRLFCPHCGENPGTTHEVTVSTATASAPPNPHGTPVPRAVERCPPLLPAASPAAAAVAIATTTRSPALRAKKTSEPWRTRGRAPDGKGGEAGLGGGGGARKDPLEGIRPALDDDSLKHQKVKLASRMLYISAKEGDLQKVIHLLVDGKDPNLPLEEDHMRTPLHAAAAEGHQEVCHMLLQARANLEMFDDKLKTPLMCAAENNRVEAVKYLLSAGSAVCNKDIQGSTCLHLAAKLGHDDVVQLLLTKAAKYINCQDIGGWTPITWAIEHKHHSLVHLLVTKGADVNIRDKEENVCLHWAALSGCEDVAQNLLDARSYLHAANIHGDTPLHVAARQNHLECVMLFLARGGDVTLRNRDGETALDCCAYGSKVWSALATNKKLTDARRQSDGRRETLLSRDISRGYEALAISCVNEVDAEPCPSDYKYVSDSCVTSPLHADTDITHLQHCSCPEDCGSGTCMCGQLSLCCWYDNEGRLPLDASQREPPVLFECNQACSCWRTCRNRVVQNGLRVRLQLYRTQKMGWGVQALQDIPQGAFICEYVGEIVTDAEADKRENDSFLFTLDNKVGEVHCIDARRYGNVGRFVNHLCDPNVVAVRVFTSHQDLRFPRIAFFSCRPIRAGEQIGFDYGDHYWRIKRRFFSCQCGSLQCRHSSSSSSSSSSAATQRGRGSDATTHRLFGDGNQMEN; encoded by the exons ATGTCAAGTCTTCCTTTAATAAACTACATTCCTATGAGTGTGTTGAAG ATGGACCGAGGAGCTGTAAGCGATGGATCTGCAGCAACCGGACGCCGATCGTCTGAACCTACCAGCAAAGGCAAGGGGATGAAGGACCACAGATCTCAACTCCCCAGCAAGATTTCCACTTTCCACAACTCGTTCACCGGCAGCAATGATGGTTTAAGCGGCAGAAAGGCGGCCGCATCCACTGCGAGAACACAGGGGAGTCCCCAAAGTCTGTATTTCAGATCGCTGGCCAGATCTTCCAGTCAAGCTGAGAACCAG aCCAGAGACAAGTTGTCGGCCCATCCCTCCTCTGTGAAACAGAACCAGAAGGCCATGGACCAGACCTCCAGCAGCAAGACTCAGTCAG tgaagaggaagaagaggaagatgggGATGTACAACCTGGTTCCCAAGAAGAAAACCCGGGTTCTAAAGCAGCCGGAGAAG aaagacgaagaggaggaggaagaggaggaggaagaagaagaggatgaggcATCGACAACGGACACCAGCTTGGTTCCAGACACTGAAAGTGTGGAGGGGGACCCGGCGAGTACCCTAACCCCAGGACCCCCCAGCCCGCTGGGGCAGGAGGGGGACGCTGAGCAGCCCCGGAGCAATGAGTACACAGAACTGGCTTTGGACTCTCTGGACCTGAAGGCCCAAGAGGAGCTCCTCTCCCCCCAACTCACAG TGGATGCAGACCTGGGGGGGGGCGACCTGGCAGAAGAGCATCCACTGTGCTGCTGTCGGATTGAGACCCCCTCCAGCAAAGAGGGCACCTCCGCGGGGGAACAGACCTGCATGGCCATCGAGAGCTCAGACGGGATG ATGAGTCGCTGCCAGCGGCGCGTGCTGAAACAGGAAATGATGCGTCCGTCCAGCAAGGTGCACCTCATGGTCCTGTGCGAGGACCACCGGGGGGGTATGGTGAAGCACCAGTGCTGCCCGGGGTGTGGACTCTTCTGCCGGGCG ggttCATTCCAGGAGTGCCGACCTTACGGCAGCATCTCCCACCGCTTCCACCACGGCTGCGCCTCGGTGCTCAAAGGCCGCCTCTTCTGCCCGCACTGCGGCGAGAACCCCGGCACCACCCACGAGGTCACCGTCTCCACGGCAACCGCCAGCGCCCCGCCCAACCCCCACGGGACCCCTGTGCCCAGAGCGGTGGAGCGCTGCCCGCCCCTGTTGCCCGCTGCCTcccccgctgccgccgccgtcgccaTCGCCACGACGACCAGATCCCCCGCGCTACGGGCCAAGAAGACCAGCGAGCCGTGGAGGACGAGGGGCCGGGCGCCGGACGG GAAGGGGGGTGAGGCGGGTCTCGGTGGGGGAGGCGGAGCACGGAAAGACCCCCTGGAGGGCATCCGGCCGGCCCTGGACGATGACAG CTTGAAACATCAGAAGGTGAAGTTGGCTTCGAGGATGCTGTACATCTCTGCCAAGGAAGGAGATCTTCAGAAAGTCATCCATCTCCTTG TGGACGGTAAGGACCCCAACCTGCCGCTGGAGGAGGATCACATGCGCACGCCGCTCCACGCCGCGGCCGCCGAGGGCCACCAGGAGGTCTGCCACATGCTGCTCCAG GCTCGAGCTAACCTGGAGATGTTTGACGACAAGCTGAAGACGCCCCTGATGTGCGCGGCGGAGAACAACCGTGTGGAGGCGGTCAAGTACCTGCTCTCAGCTGGCTCAGCCGTCTGTAATAAG GACATCCAGGGCTCCACCTGTCTTCACCTGGCGGCAAAACTGGGACACGACGATGTCGTTCAACTGCTGCTCACCAAGGCTGCGAAGTACATCAACTGTCAG GACATTGGGGGATGGACTCCCATCACATGGGCCATCGAGCACAAGCACCACTCACTGGTCCATCTACTGGTCACCAAAGGAGCTGACGTTAACATCAGAGACAAG GAGGAGAACGTGTGTCTGCACTGGGCGGCCCTGAGCGGCTGTGAGGACGTGGCCCAGAACCTGCTGGACGCCCGCAGCTACCTCCACGCCGCCAACATCCACGGGGACACGCCCCTTCACGTCGCCGCCCGCCAGAACCACCTGGAATGTGTCAT GCTGTTCCTGGCGCGCGGCGGGGACGTGACCCTGAGGAACCGCGACGGTGAGACGGCGCTGGACTGCTGCGCGTACGGATCCAAGGTGTGGTCGGCACTGGCAACCAACAAGAAGCTGACGGACGCACGCAGACAGAGTGACGGACGCAGGGAGACGCTGCTCAGcag ggacaTCTCGCGGGGCTACGAGGCGCTTGCCATCAGCTGTGTGAACGAGGTGGACGCAGAGCCCTGCCCCTCGGACTATAAATACGTCTCGGACAGCTGTGTCACCTCCCCACTCCACGCCGACACGGACATCACGCACCTTCAG CACTGCTCCTGTCCAGAGGACTGTGGGTCAGGCACCTGCATGTGTGGGCAGCTCAGCCTGTGCTGCTGGTACGACAAC GAGGGTCGCCTGCCGCTGGATGCCAGCCAGCGTGAGCCCCCGGTTCTGTTTGAGTGTAACCAGGCCTGCTCCTGCTGGAGAACCTGCCGGAACCGCGTGGTCCAGAATGGACTCAG ggTGCGTCTGCAGCTGTACAGGACACAGAAGATGGGCTGGGGGGTCCAGGCTCTGCAGGACATTCCTCAGGGAGCATTCATCTGCGA gtACGTCGGGGAGATCGTCACGGATGCAGAGGCggacaagagagagaacgaCTCCTTCCTGTTCACCCTGGACAACAAG GTGGGGGAGGTCCACTGTATCGACGCGCGTCGCTACGGTAACGTGGGGCGCTTCGTGAACCACCTGTGTGACCCCAACGTGGTGGCGGTGCGCGTCTTCACCTCCCACCAGGACCTTCGCTTCCCTCGCATCGCCTTCTTCTCCTgccgaccaatcagagccgGCGAGCAGATTGG GTTCGACTACGGCGACCATTACTGGAGGATCAAGCGTCGCTTCTTCAGCTGCCAGTGTGGCTCCCTGCAGTGtcgccactcctcctcctcctcttcctcctcctcatccgccGCCACTCAGAGAGGGCGGGGCTCGGACGCCACAACTCATCGCCTCTTTGGCGACGGCAACCAGATGGAGAACTGA
- the nelfb gene encoding negative elongation factor B, with translation MFAGLPELGISNGEDLKETLTNCTEPLKAIDQFQTENGILLPTLQSALPFLDLHGTPRLDFHQSVFDELRDNLTERVAVIAEGKEEDRFGKLEELLEKSFPLVKMPSIQPVVMQVLKHLPKVPEKKLKMVMADKELYKVCGVEVKRQIWQDNQALFGDEVSPLLKQYIVEKEGALFSNELSVLHNFFSPSPKARRQGEVVLKLTQMIGKNVKLYDMVLQFLRTLFLRTRNVHYCTLRAELLMSLHDLDISEICSVDPCHKFTWCLDACIREKFVDVKRARELQGFLDGVKKGQEQVLGDLSMILCDPFACNTLVLSTVRNLQELISQDTLPRESPDLLLLLRMLCLGQGAWDMIDSQVFKEPRLDPEVVTRFLPAMMSVVVDDHTFTVDQRLPGEEKNSPAYPTALPDSFTRYLQENRVACEMGLYFVLHITKQRNKNALQRLLPALVDTHNDMAFGDIFLHLLSGHLTLLSDEFGSQEFCSVIFDRFLLTSFSSKENVHRHALRMLLHLHHKVLPSLMETLVKTLEPPKQQSSEPVKELFNQLTEKLEAQKKSPPQPEEAPPSLDLGLHPVTVPTTTPTTTAAL, from the exons ATGTTTGCTGGACTGCCTGAATTGGGAATATCCAATGGCGAGGACCTCAAAGAAACGCTCACAAACTGCACAGAGCCTTTGAAAGCTATTGATCAATTCCAG ACGGAGAATGGCATTCTGCTGCCGACCCTGCAGTCCGCCCTGCCGTTCTTGGACCTTCACGGCACGCCGCGGCTTGACTTCCACCAGTCGGTGTTCGACGAACTCCGAGACAACCTAACGGAGAGAGTGGCCGTCATAGCagagggaaaggaggaggacCG ATTTGGGAAGCTGGAGGAGTTGTTGGAGAAGAGCTTTCCATTGGTCAAGATGCCCTCAATTCAGCCAGTGGTCATGCAGGTGCTGAAACATCTACCAAAG GTGCCGGAGAAGAAGCTGAAGATGGTGATGGCGGACAAGGAGCTGTACAAGGTGTGTGGCGTGGAGGTGAAGCGGCAGATCTGGCAGGACAACCAAGCGCTGTTCGGGGACGAGGTGTCACCGCTGCTCAAGCAGTACAtcgtggagaaggagggggcgCTGTTCAGCAACGAGCTCTCGGTCCTCCACAACTTCTTCAGCCCCTCGCCCAAAGCCCGGCGCCAGGGAGAG GTGGTTTTGAAGCTGACCCAGATGATCGGGAAGAACGTGAAGCTGTACGACATGGTGCTGCAGTTCTTGCGCACGCTGTTCCTGCGCACGCGCAACGTGCACTACTGCACGCTGCGTGCCGAGCTGCTCATGTCCCTGCACGACCTGGACATCAGCGAGATCTGCTCTGTGGACCCCTGTCATAAG TTCACCTGGTGCCTGGACGCCTGCATCAGGGAGAAGTTTGTGGACGTCAAACGAGCCAGAGAACTGCAGGGCTTCCTGGATGGCGTTAAGAAAGGACAGGAGCAGGTTCTAGG GGACTTGTCCATGATCCTGTGCGACCCGTTTGCCTGCAACACTCTGGTTCTGAGTACAGTCCGGAACCTGCAGGAGCTCATCAGTCAGGACACCCTGCCCAGA GAGAgcccagacctgctgctgctgctgaggatgCTGTGTCTAGGACAGGGCGCATGGGACATGATTGACAGCCAGGTGTTTAAAGAGCCCCGACTG GACCCGGAGGTGGTGACACGCTTCCTGCCAGCCATGAtgtcggtggtggtggatgaCCATACGTTCACGGTGGACCAGAGACTCCCCGGGGAGGAGAAGAACTCCCCTGCCTACCCCACAGCCCTGCCCGACTCCTTCACCAG GTATCTGCAGGAGAACCGTGTGGCCTGTGAGATGGGGCTCTACTTCGTCCTCCACATCACCAAACAGAGGAACAAGAACGCCCTGCAGAGGCTTCTTCCCGCTCTTG tggacacacacaatgacatggCCTTCGGGGACATCTTCCTGCACCTGCTGAGCGGCCACCTGACCCTGCTGTCAGACGAGTTCGGATCCCAGGAGTTCTGCTCCGTCATCTTTGACCgcttcctcctcacctccttctcAAG TAAGGAGAACGTTCACCGCCACGCGCTGCGCatgctgctccacctccaccacaaggTCCTGCCCTCCCTGATGGAGACCCTCGTGAAGACTCTGGAGCCCCCCAAACag CAGAGCAGTGAGCCAGTGAAGGAACTTTTCAATCAGCTGACGGAAAAGCTGGAGGCCCAGAAGAAGAGCCCGCCCCAGCCAGAAGAAGCCCCGCCGTCTCTGGACCTGGGCCTCCACCCAGTCACAGTTCCCACGACGACCCCGACGACCACCGCTGCgctctga